The proteins below come from a single Crateriforma spongiae genomic window:
- a CDS encoding DUF1559 family PulG-like putative transporter, which translates to MKSQQKSGFTLIELLVVIAVIALLAALLLPAITRAREAARAAQCQANLKNVGIGLYKYSVRSPGGTFCSGASDFRRDGCMDTYGWVADLVNVGDANMNESLDPSNPLKGSEKLNDLYGKDTSDNKDGAPLARLSAGVCGAADWQGISGTGGGTTFASTDPLTDERAELISRHFLTNGYNTNYAASWHLVRGMVRTDTDTSVSPPVLTTATTGGFKGLAGTTGPLSVNVLERSRISSSNIGFIGCAAPGDVDEAIMAATISHDPSGTFGTALGTSDSVEYIPAGSLLTEAFNDGPAFWNDGAKNLDLIGSGVSLAAQQTCERGQPTTAGCAAPTGSTGNGFYLQDTRDWFAVHQGSCNILMGDGHVEVFVDTNADGFLNPGFPVTGLTDAEVSGVGYADDVLEMPRDKFFAGIFLDDGYFKGIFE; encoded by the coding sequence ATGAAATCTCAACAAAAATCAGGTTTCACCCTGATCGAATTGTTGGTGGTGATCGCCGTCATCGCCTTGTTGGCTGCACTGTTGCTGCCGGCCATCACCCGTGCACGTGAAGCCGCCCGCGCGGCTCAGTGCCAAGCCAACCTGAAGAACGTCGGCATCGGCCTGTACAAGTACAGCGTCCGCAGCCCCGGCGGCACGTTCTGCAGCGGTGCCAGCGATTTCCGTCGCGACGGATGCATGGACACCTACGGCTGGGTTGCCGACTTGGTCAACGTTGGCGATGCCAACATGAACGAGTCGCTGGACCCGTCCAACCCGCTGAAGGGTTCGGAAAAGCTGAACGACTTGTACGGTAAAGACACGTCCGACAACAAAGACGGTGCCCCGCTTGCTCGCCTGAGCGCCGGCGTTTGCGGTGCTGCCGATTGGCAAGGCATCTCGGGAACCGGTGGCGGCACCACCTTTGCCAGCACCGACCCGCTGACCGACGAGCGAGCCGAGCTGATCTCGCGCCACTTCCTGACCAACGGTTACAACACCAACTACGCCGCCAGCTGGCACTTGGTCCGCGGCATGGTCCGCACCGACACCGACACCTCGGTTTCGCCTCCGGTCCTGACCACCGCGACCACCGGCGGATTCAAGGGGCTGGCCGGAACGACCGGCCCGCTGAGCGTCAACGTTCTGGAGCGTAGCCGCATCAGCAGCAGCAACATCGGATTCATCGGCTGTGCAGCCCCCGGCGACGTCGACGAAGCCATCATGGCCGCCACCATTTCGCACGACCCGTCGGGCACCTTCGGTACCGCCCTGGGCACCTCCGACAGTGTCGAATACATCCCGGCCGGCTCGCTGCTGACCGAAGCTTTCAACGACGGTCCGGCTTTCTGGAACGACGGTGCAAAGAACTTGGACCTGATCGGCTCGGGCGTTTCGCTGGCCGCACAACAAACGTGTGAGCGTGGCCAACCGACGACCGCCGGTTGTGCAGCCCCGACCGGTTCGACCGGCAACGGATTCTACTTGCAAGACACCCGTGACTGGTTCGCCGTTCACCAAGGTTCGTGCAACATCCTGATGGGCGATGGTCACGTCGAAGTCTTCGTCGACACCAACGCCGACGGATTCCTGAACCCCGGATTCCCCGTCACCGGTCTGACCGACGCCGAAGTTTCCGGCGTTGGCTACGCCGACGACGTTTTGGAAATGCCTCGCGACAAGTTCTTCGCCGGCATCTTCCTGGACGACGGATACTTCAAGGGCATCTTCGAGTGA
- a CDS encoding DUF1573 domain-containing protein — protein sequence MSRFSKSLLATLGGLAFIGLVAASLTLIVRYKPYGVPDHRRAEYEARVAALRQHELDRKQNADTAQPKATVDATRHHFGMLDPHVTATHQFRVTNRGDAPLTLDVTDTTCKCTVGNVQQKLLMPGESTDVSLQWNTGYQAEHYEQTALIETNDPGRPTIKLTIEGTIRARLVAPESIPLQAANPGQPNQGSFLYYSQLPGDVVLESIQSDAEGLQWNVTQLDPTKESRLADAEARSAWKVELSCVSASSGIFEIPATLTFRQTDNDETMIREAIITGRVHQAISFHSPDIHSQTGLELGTMVNDRQHVTHVLVRQRDRLDRQLKVLKVEPESLQASMKPLAKEGNYRLTIEVPAGATPAIFNLDNKQGYVQVGDPDTPGLSNWFPIQGCVVELEKS from the coding sequence ATGTCTCGGTTTTCTAAAAGCCTTCTCGCCACACTGGGCGGGCTTGCTTTCATCGGCCTGGTCGCCGCTTCGTTGACCCTGATCGTTCGCTACAAACCCTACGGCGTTCCGGACCACCGCCGTGCCGAATACGAAGCCCGTGTTGCCGCCCTTCGTCAACATGAATTGGACCGCAAACAAAACGCGGACACGGCACAGCCCAAAGCCACCGTGGATGCGACACGGCATCATTTCGGGATGCTGGATCCTCACGTCACCGCAACCCACCAGTTTCGCGTCACCAATCGAGGTGACGCACCACTGACCTTGGACGTGACCGACACCACTTGCAAATGCACGGTCGGCAACGTGCAGCAAAAACTTCTGATGCCGGGTGAATCCACCGACGTCTCATTGCAGTGGAACACGGGCTATCAAGCCGAACACTACGAACAAACCGCCCTGATCGAAACCAATGATCCGGGCCGACCCACCATCAAGCTGACCATCGAAGGCACGATCCGCGCACGCTTGGTCGCGCCCGAATCCATCCCATTGCAAGCGGCCAATCCGGGACAGCCCAACCAGGGATCGTTTCTGTATTACAGCCAATTGCCCGGCGACGTAGTTTTGGAAAGCATTCAATCCGATGCGGAGGGTCTGCAGTGGAACGTCACTCAGCTGGACCCAACCAAGGAAAGCCGCTTGGCCGATGCCGAAGCCCGGTCGGCTTGGAAAGTGGAACTGTCATGCGTGTCCGCATCGTCGGGGATCTTTGAAATCCCGGCGACCTTGACCTTCCGCCAAACGGACAACGACGAAACGATGATCCGCGAAGCCATTATCACCGGACGCGTTCACCAAGCGATCAGCTTTCACAGCCCCGACATTCATTCCCAAACCGGCCTGGAACTGGGCACGATGGTCAACGACCGCCAGCACGTCACCCACGTGCTGGTCCGACAACGTGACCGCTTGGATCGCCAATTGAAGGTACTGAAGGTCGAACCCGAATCGTTGCAGGCATCGATGAAACCGTTGGCCAAGGAGGGCAATTATCGACTAACGATCGAAGTCCCCGCGGGCGCGACACCAGCCATCTTCAACCTGGACAACAAGCAAGGCTATGTGCAGGTCGGCGATCCCGACACGCCCGGACTGTCGAATTGGTTTCCCATCCAAGGTTGTGTGGTCGAACTGGAGAAATCATGA
- the pilM gene encoding pilus assembly protein PilM encodes MNPPASAAGSTGIACVACQHSNDPSAKFCAGCGHSLYESCIQCGKPVLLDQKFCGSCGADLNAAVQKHRAQLESWMAMAIDKTKQNDFKESLALLNRVANQTDVRYRDLADHAKKAIEKVEGISNTLQSDTQQRLQLAQQAFESRDYPQVVECLSKVSESLLTEEAKRILRVSRHHIEQVSTLRGELSERIEHKDWATAGHLLEQLLELVPGDPKYTKLAQQAAGKLIKSAGRRAARHDYLGALGKLDAVPEFCRNDEHAAELNRIRNIHWLASQFEPEPYATATLGRIAVRYSKDSPHDGRATQLVNDLAARLKKAPQDQRRASPSYLASPAAWVGGDVALFALPKSIDTQAAPDFRRRPGRFAVATGLALQGLGLARIDRALGMKKRLLGGLGGRGRTTCWGIDIGTSTIHAVLLRKEKSDERPVVVQTYFAELESPVCRVGNDQREPVIIKAAIEKMLETIDVGDTDVFSSFSSSQVVSRFLTLPPVKDKMVANLIEQETRQQIPIPIEDLDVVTYVGKLGDDESKGRPALIAAAKKHLVQIRMDLLKDSGLNVVGLQNESVALVNFAAFEFQDVFEEEIEPAGGVTKVPSVALVDAGASSTRLAFVSAEHCWYWTIDSGSEELTSVLARISQKTKEEAEKLKCNPAALPKPADMYDPVEQKLAALRGRLERIAGEGLGEHEHFQVQQTWCFGGACLAHAWIRRVMLAATS; translated from the coding sequence ATGAATCCGCCTGCCTCTGCCGCCGGGTCCACCGGGATTGCCTGCGTTGCCTGCCAGCACAGCAACGATCCGTCCGCAAAGTTCTGTGCGGGCTGTGGACACAGTCTGTATGAATCGTGCATCCAATGCGGAAAGCCGGTTCTGTTGGATCAAAAATTCTGTGGTTCATGCGGTGCGGACCTGAATGCCGCGGTTCAAAAACATCGTGCCCAGTTGGAAAGCTGGATGGCGATGGCCATCGACAAAACAAAGCAAAATGATTTCAAAGAATCGTTGGCTTTGTTGAACCGTGTCGCCAATCAAACCGACGTCCGCTATCGCGATTTGGCCGACCATGCCAAGAAGGCCATCGAGAAAGTCGAAGGCATCTCCAACACTCTTCAATCGGACACACAGCAACGACTACAGCTGGCTCAACAGGCTTTCGAGTCGCGTGATTACCCCCAAGTGGTTGAATGCCTGAGCAAGGTTTCTGAATCGCTTTTGACGGAGGAAGCCAAACGCATCCTTCGTGTCAGTCGTCATCACATCGAACAAGTTTCCACCTTGCGAGGCGAACTGTCCGAAAGAATCGAACATAAGGATTGGGCAACCGCGGGGCATTTGTTGGAACAGTTGCTCGAACTCGTGCCGGGCGATCCGAAGTACACGAAGCTGGCACAACAGGCGGCCGGGAAACTGATCAAGAGCGCCGGCCGTCGTGCCGCCCGACATGATTACTTGGGTGCGTTAGGCAAACTGGACGCGGTACCCGAATTCTGTCGTAACGATGAACACGCTGCTGAGCTGAATCGAATTCGCAACATCCACTGGCTGGCGTCTCAGTTCGAACCCGAGCCCTACGCCACCGCCACGTTGGGACGCATCGCGGTACGTTATTCCAAGGACTCACCGCATGACGGACGTGCCACACAATTGGTCAACGATTTGGCGGCACGTTTAAAAAAGGCACCGCAAGACCAGCGGCGGGCATCGCCGTCCTACCTTGCGTCACCGGCCGCTTGGGTTGGCGGTGACGTGGCGTTGTTTGCCTTACCCAAATCGATCGATACCCAGGCCGCCCCCGACTTTCGCCGTCGGCCCGGCCGTTTTGCCGTCGCCACGGGGTTGGCCCTTCAGGGTTTGGGGTTGGCGCGAATCGATCGTGCACTGGGAATGAAGAAGCGGTTGCTGGGCGGACTCGGTGGTCGCGGGCGAACGACCTGCTGGGGAATCGACATCGGAACGTCGACCATCCACGCGGTCCTACTACGCAAGGAAAAGTCCGATGAACGTCCCGTGGTGGTGCAAACCTACTTTGCGGAATTGGAAAGCCCGGTTTGTCGCGTCGGCAATGACCAACGGGAACCAGTCATCATCAAGGCCGCAATCGAAAAGATGCTGGAGACCATTGATGTCGGTGACACCGATGTCTTTTCCAGTTTTTCGTCCAGCCAGGTGGTCAGCCGCTTTCTGACTTTGCCACCGGTCAAAGACAAGATGGTCGCCAACTTGATCGAACAGGAAACACGGCAACAGATTCCAATCCCGATCGAAGATTTGGACGTGGTCACCTATGTGGGCAAGTTGGGCGACGACGAATCCAAAGGTCGACCGGCTCTGATTGCCGCCGCAAAGAAACACTTGGTCCAAATTCGGATGGACCTGTTGAAAGACAGCGGGCTGAATGTCGTCGGCCTACAAAACGAATCGGTCGCTCTGGTGAACTTCGCCGCGTTCGAATTCCAAGACGTTTTCGAAGAAGAAATCGAACCCGCCGGCGGCGTGACCAAAGTCCCATCGGTCGCCTTGGTCGATGCCGGTGCCTCATCAACACGATTGGCGTTTGTATCAGCCGAGCATTGTTGGTACTGGACCATCGATTCAGGCAGCGAAGAACTGACCAGTGTTCTGGCACGCATCTCTCAGAAGACCAAGGAAGAGGCGGAGAAACTGAAGTGCAACCCCGCCGCGTTGCCCAAGCCGGCGGATATGTACGACCCGGTGGAACAGAAATTGGCGGCACTTCGCGGCCGACTGGAACGTATCGCCGGCGAAGGACTGGGCGAACATGAACATTTTCAAGTGCAACAGACCTGGTGCTTCGGCGGCGCGTGTTTAGCGCATGCTTGGATCCGACGCGTCATGCTGGCCGCCACGTCTTGA